From Camelina sativa cultivar DH55 chromosome 7, Cs, whole genome shotgun sequence, one genomic window encodes:
- the LOC104700097 gene encoding glycolipid transfer protein 1, which translates to MEGTVFTPCLEGMKHVKSDQGEMLTKPFLELCKTILPVIDKFGAAMTLVKSDIGGNISRLEKNYLSDPDKFKYLYTFVQVEIESKTAKASSSCTNGLLWLTRAMDFLVELFRNLVAHQDWSMPQACGDSYQKTLKKWHGWLASSTFSMALKLAPDRKKFMDVISGSGDIYADMERFCAEFGPFLHDNHKFLATVGMDDMKAS; encoded by the exons ATGGAAGGGACTGTGTTCACACCTTGTTTGGAAGGAATGAAGCATGTTAAGTCTGACCAAGGCGAGATGCTTACTAAGCCATTTCTTGAGCTCTGCAAGACCATCTTGCCTGTTATAG ATAAGTTTGGAGCTGCTATGACTCTCGTGAAATCTGACATTGGAGGCAACATATCG AGATTGGAGAAGAACTACTTGTCTGATCCCGATAAGTTCAAGTACCTGTACACCTTTGTTCAAGTCGAAATTGAGTCTAAGACAGCAAAGGCATCATCCAGCTGTACCAACGGTCTTCTCTGGTTAACCAG AGCAATGGATTTCTTAGTGGAACTGTTCCGCAACTTGGTAGCTCATCAAGATTGGTCAATGCCACAAGCTTGTGGTGACTCATACCAAAAAACACTCAAGAAATGGCACGGATGGCTTGCCAGCTCTACCTTCTCT aTGGCTTTAAAGTTAGCTCCAGACAGGAAGAAGTTCATGGATGTCATATCTGGTTCTGGTGACATCTACGCTGACATGGAAAGGTTTTGCGCTGAGTTTGGTCCGTTTCTTCATGACAATCATAAGTTTCTG GCTACCGTCGGTATGGATGACATGAAGGCTTCTTAA
- the LOC104700098 gene encoding 50S ribosomal protein L28, chloroplastic — MTTMATQGAWLRMTSSAKSVAKSTVTSKELGFLTSQLSGVRISHSPSDVINRISVPSFPGIQPIVARRICPFTGKKANRANKVSFSNHKTKKLQFVNLQYKRVWWEAGKRFVKLRLSTKALKTIEKNGLDAVAKKAGIDLRKK, encoded by the exons atgACGACAATGGCGACGCAAGGTGCTTGGCTACGAATGACCTCATCAGCGAAGTCCGTCGCCAAGTCAACCGTGACTTCAAAGGAACTCGGATTTCTCACCTCACAGCTCAGCGGCGTCAGAATCTCTCACTCTCCAAGTGACGTCATCAATCGCATCTCCGTTCCTTCGTTTCCGGGGATTCAACCAATCGTCGCTC GTAGGATCTGCCCTTTTACTGGGAAGAAAgcaaacagagcaaacaaagTTTCTTTCTCAAACCACAAGACCAAGAAGTTGCAATTCGTCAACTTACAATACAAGAGAGTTTGGTGGGAAGCTGGCAAACGTTTTGTTAAACTTCGTTTATCGACTAAGGCCTTGAAGACTATTGAGAAGAACGGACTCGATGCTGTTGCCAAGAAAGCCGGCATTGATCTTCGCAAGAAATAA
- the LOC104700099 gene encoding CRIB domain-containing protein RIC1: protein MATTMKGLLKGLRYITQIFDEEKEQEMQIGFPTDVKHVAHIGSDGPATNTPSWMNDFKPQEHEKGQVVSRGNSNKYNPQGMNQGGVGLKELLPSSTNEKPKHKTRRKPGGGASPNPNGSPPRKSSGNAASSDESSKHSRHHRSKHGSMDSSNDQEPSVRRRRGGIPVPDTEASNHHPIPDGSAPPRKATSRPRKLKGSAGGEASMKKSSKGKPENSVDTCNDIV, encoded by the exons ATGGCGACGACAATGAAGGGTCTTCTTAAGGGCCTTCGTTATATTACTCAGATTTTTG ACGAAGAGAAAGAGCAGGAGATGCAGATCGGGTTTCCGACCGATGTAAAGCATGTTGCTCACATTGGCTCCGACGGTCCAGCCACTAATACGCCAAGCTGG ATGAATGACTTCAAACCTCAAGAACATGAGAAAGGTCAAGTCGTTTCCAGGGGAAATTCCAACAAATACAACCCGCAAG GGATGAACCAAGGTGGAGTCGGGCTAAAAGAGTTACTGCCTTCGAGCACCAACGAGAAACCGAAACATAAAACAAGACGGAAACCCGGAGGAGGAGCTAGTCCAAATCCAAACGGGTCTCCGCCTAGAAAAAGCAGCGGAAATGCTGCATCATCAGATGAATCATCGAAGCATTCAAGACATCACCGAAGCAAACACGGGTCAATGGACTCATCGAATGATCAAGAACCTTCAGTTCGTAGAAGGCGTGGTGGTATCCCGGTTCCGGACACGGAAGCATCTAATCATCATCCTATTCCTGATGGTTCAGCACCTCCACGGAAGGCTACATCGCGTCCAAGGAAACTAAAAGGATCAGCAGGAGGAGAAGCATCGATGAAGAAATCATCGAAAggaaaaccagaaaattcagTTGATACTTGTAACGATATTGTCTGA